The Gemmatimonadota bacterium genome contains the following window.
CCTTGGCGGGCTGCTTCGTCGGCCCCAGATTCAGAAGACCCTCCTCGACTTCACGATCCCTCCCCGGTTTCGACGCACCCACACGCAGAAAGGCGTAGCCATGCGAGTCTGGACCCCAGGTTCTTCCGTCGCCCTCCTAGCGCTCCTTGGATCATCCTGCGCCGGCGGCGGCGCGGCGATCGGCGTCGAGGCCCCACCTGCCCCCGAGGAGGAAGTGGTCGAGGAGGGCGTGATCGCCCCCGAGGCGCTCGCCGCCGCCGAGGAGCTGATCGCGGTGCTGAACATCGAAGAGACCCTGGCGGTCACCACCGAGGCCATGCTCGAGGGCATGATCGCCGGCAACCCCGCGCTGGCGGAATTCCGCGACGTCTTCCTGGAGTTCTTCGCCGAGTTCATGGCCTGGGACCTTCTGAAGGACGACTACGCCTCCATTTACGCCGAGATCTACACCGTCGATGAGATGCGCGAGCTCGCCGACTTCTACCAGACCCCGCTCGGCCAGCGCCTCCAGGAAACCATGCCCCAGTTGGCGGTCAGAGGGTCGCAGATCGGCGAGGCCGCAGTGCAGCCGCACCTGCCGGAGCTGGAGCGCCGGATCATGGCGGCTGCGATGGAGGCGGAGGCCGAGCCGGTGCAGTAGGGGGTGGGAGGCGGTTCATCAGCGGTGCGATCGCGGCGTCGTGCAGGGACCGAAGAGGAAATCGTGCGCGTGAGCGGATAACACAGGGCGAAAATCAGCCCTCGCGGACGCTATGTCGACCTCTTGGTACGATCGGCCCCGATTATGGTACGATCGGTCCTCCCTCCGAGCGGTTTCTGCCGGATAGATAAGTAGGTGGAGCGAAGAAGGGCGGCGCCCGCACGCGCGCGTCGTCCGGTCCACCTGCACCGAAGGAGCCGTCCCGTGGCTACCCGGTTCGCGCTGGTCCTGCTGGTCTCGTTGTTCTCCCTCGCACGCGCGATGCTGACAGAAGAGGCGCCCGCCTCGGAGTCGATCGTTGTGGCCAATGAACTGGGCCTCGAAGGGCCGGTCGCCGAACCAGCGGCGAACATTTCGGTGACGCCCGACCAGGAGCCGATCACGGTGGACGGTGGCTCGACGGGTACGGTGACGTTCGAGATGTTCGTTGTCGCGCCGACGACAGCGGCCTTCTACGACGTGACCTGCACGCCTACGGGTCAGATCACCGCGTGCGTTCCCGACATCACGGAGATCGACGGCTTCCTGCTCCCTCAGCCAGAGGCGGTTGCGACCATTACAGTTACCTACACGGCCGGCGGCGCTGGTACGGGCGAGATCAAGCTGCGGATCAAGGAGCAGGGCTGCCTTAAGGGCTGCGATCAGGACTGGGGCTCCTACGATGTCACGGTCACGGGCGCGCCCGTGCCGCCGCCCGAGGCCCCGCTCTCCGCCGACATCGGGATGAACCCAGGGGACTTGCACGCGCGCAGCGCCTGCGTAACGACCGACGCGGGGCCTGCAGCCGCGTTCCAGTGCGGCGAGCTGCTGGCAGTCCACGCGATGCCTGCGTACCGGACACTCGGCCGCGACCACACGCTCTCGCTCGTCTACAACAGCGGAACGGCCACGCCCTACCCGATCGTTATGGCCAACGTCTGGCGGGACTCGGTCGCGGAGCCTGACAGCTTCAGGGTCGAACTCAGCGTAGGCCAGGCCACCCATGCCCACTCCTATCCCGGAGACGAGTTGCCCGATTTGGGCACGGTCAAGCGCGTCGCCGTGGGGTTCGATGCGGAGGCGGCCGGCCTCGAAACGGGCGTGTACGAGTACGACCTGACAATTCGGGCGTACTTCGGAGCGGTACCCAAGTCCACGCCGCTGCCGACGTCCGAGCTGATCGTCGTGAACCGGCGAGACAGCCCATACGGTGCGGGCTGGGCCGTGGCGGGGATCGCCCAGCTGCATCCCAACCAACCGAACAACGGGCTGCTCCTTGTCGGGGCGGACGGGAGCGCGGCGTATTACAAGAACCCGGTCGGCCAGACGAACATCTGGATCGCGCCGCAAGGTGCCTACCGGGACACGATCCAGCAGGGGAGTATCCAGAACCCGCAGCCCGACGGTTCCGGGCCCTTCCTCGGATATGAGCGCCGGTTGCTCGACGGCACGAGGGTCTACTTCGACACGGACGGCCGGCAGCGCTGGGTAACCGACCGCGTCGGCAACGCCGTCGAGTACACCTACGTGGGGACAACGGGCTACAAACTGGACCAGATCCGGATCTCGCCCTGGGAGTCGAACAAGCGCTATGCGTTCGCCTATGACGCGGCTGGCAACCTCGACTACGTCAACGACCCGATCGTGCGGCAGCTGAACGCAACCGTGAACGCGAGCGGCGACCTGGTCGACTTCCTCGACCCAGGTTTCGCGAGCGATAAGGAGGTTACCTTCGACTACGACAACCACCGGATCGTGGGCCGGACGAGCCGCCGCGGGCAGGTGGCACGCTACGCATATCACGGCCCGACGCCGCTGCTCTTCAAGGACACGCTGCCGGGTCTACCGCTTTGGGTCACGAGCTTCAGGCCGCTCGCGAGCCGCGGGCTCGCGCTCAGTGCGAGCGGGAACACCGCGGCGGCCGACACGGTAATCGAGATAGATGGCCCGCGGACCGACAGCGCGGATGTCGCGATATTCTACACAAACCGGCTAGGCGCGGTCACGAACATCGTCGATCCCTACGGCAACACGTCCACAGTCACCTATAGGGCAGACGCTCCGCTGCTGCCCGAACGTATCGTTACCCCGGACAACGCGGTCCGCGAGATCCGCTACGACAGCCGTATGCGCTTGATCACTACTGTGGACGTGACCCACAGTGCAGGGACCGACTCGGTTATCTACAACTACGAGGATCCGAACGCACCGGCGGCGCCGAGCGAGATCAGCTTGCCACTGACATCATCGACGAGAATCCTCCAGAGCTACAAGTATAATCCCGACGGCACGCTGGCCGAGGTCATCCTCGGCGAGGACACAGTAAGCCGGACCGCACTTACCTATGCGTCCCATGGCCGGGTCGAAACGGTTACCCAGCACGACGTGCCGACATGGAATCCTACGACTCAGGCGAGCAGTCTCCTCGACCAAGTCACTTCGCTCGCTTACGCCGACACGACGCTCAACGTTGAAGCGGTCACGTTCGACGGTCGCACCACAACCTATCAGCACGACAACTCCGGGAACGTTACCCAATATACTGCGCCGGGGAATCGGATTAGCCGATTCTTCTACAACCAGATGGGCTGGCAGGACTCTGCGGCAACGGTTGTCAACGCGAATCAGCTGCTCACGACCCGGTTCGGCTACGACGACGACGGAAATAGAACGTCGCTGACTGACCCGAACAACGTCACTCGCACGTGGACGTACCACCCGCGCGGCCTGCAAGAGACGATGACGGACGAGTTCGGTAATGTCGAACGCTACTTCACGGACGAGGCCAACAACCTCGCCAAGACGATCGACCGTCAGGGCGACTCGGTCTGGACTGTGTATGATCGTATGAACCGGCCCCGGACGGTGCGGATAGGCGCGGTGACGATCGACAACTCGACCGAACTCAACGAGGTCTACAAGGATGCAATCTCGACCCTGCTGGCGGATATCATCACGATCGGGCAGGTGCTCATCCCAGAGGACACAGCGCGGTTCACCTACGATGAGATGGGTCGCGCGATTCGGATCGAGAATCACGCCGCGATCATAACGCGCAACTTTAACAATGAGGGCGCAATCTCCTTCGACTCTACCTACCTGAAGTTCGGCAGCAATCCGGGGAAGGGGCTGCGTTACACGTATCACAGAAGTGGCGCTCGGAAGACCCTCGAGACCGAGTGGAGAACTTACACCTACGGGTACGACCCAGACGACGGAGCGCTTGCGTCGATCACGTATCCGGCTACAACACTCCCTGGCGCCAACTGGTCGTGGTCCGGGGGGACAGTCAATTTCACGTGGGATAACGTCGGTCGACCGGACAGCTTGCATCTGCCTAGCAGCTCGTGGGTAAAACACCGATACGACTCCGGTGGTCGGCTGTCGGAGCTTCGGGCTGAGAGTCCGACGCGGACAATCGCTGACAACACGTACACTTATGCTCCGACCGACGATCTGACGGCGGTCGACGAGATGAGACAGCTGGTGGCGGGGGGTGCGCCCGACAGCGTTCTTAGTGACTGGCAATACGACGACGCCGGGCGCTCCACCTTCTACGAGGCACACCCCGATAACGGCGGAGCTACGATCGATCATGCCGAATTTCGGTACGACGCAAACGGCAACAGGGAATGGGAGCGCAAGTTCCCGGGCAGTCAGGGCGACTCGATCATAAACGTGCTCGTCACCGGATCGAATCGCCTGGCGAGTCGGAGCTTCTACGACCTCGGAACGGTTTCACGGCAGAAGCTCTATCGGTATGACCACAACGGGAACCAGATCAGAGAGCACTGGGAGTGGGTCGACAAGTGGGTAGCGGACGACTTCTACTACGATCCTGCCGGCCGTTTGATCATCCACCAGCCAACGAGCAACGGGTCCACGCCCGCGTGCGTCAGCGAGGGGTTTGGCGGACTCCCTGGCTGCTCGAGCTCCCCCACGTTCACGGCAACCAAGCAAACCACGGTCTACTATTACGACGGACTAGGGAGACGAGTTGGCTGGACCAAGAGTGGTACGGTCGACTGGACCTTCTACGATGGCGACAACGTGATCGATTTCGTCGGCATCGAGTATCTACAGGGCCCGGGAGTGGACAACCCACTCGTGGCGTTCCTTCAGTACAACCGAACGTGCGCTGGTAGTACGTCGGCCGAGTACATTACGACGGGCGGCCGGCTTGTCGGCTACCAGAGCACGACGTCGGGGTTCGACTGCAAGGAAAACGAAATCGGAGATGAGTGGTCCAGGTTCGGTCAGCAAGCGGGTGCCATCGAGGCCAGTCGAGACTTCAAGCTGTCCCGTTCTACCCAGGCAGACGCACCGGCTATCTCGTACTTCCGAAGCCGGTACTACGACGCCTTCTCCGGACGTTTCCTCCAGGAGGATCCCATCGGCTACGCCGGTGGTACTAATCCATACGTTTACGCGGGCAATGCCCCCGCACGCTTTTTGGACGCATTCGGCCTTTGTCTGCAAAGTGTCAGCAATGATGGATGTATGGATTTGTCGCCAAAGGCGGATACCTTGGATAACGTGGAAGGGGATCACTTTAGTACCGAGGTTCCAGAGCGAGGTGAAAGAAAGGTCTGTGTAGATAAGAGTGTTGCGGGTGACGTACAGGAGATTTATGATGCCGCAATTGAGGCTGGACTCCCTGTGTTTTTCAACAACGCGTATCGCGATCGGTTGACGGCTGGAACAGGTGGCCGGCCCTCTGCTGGCAGTAGAAGTCGGCATCTCGCAGGTTTCGCGTTCGATATCAACAGCGCCCAACTCACGGCCGCGCAGCTAGGGGACTTTGTTGAGATCGCTAAGAGCAAAGGTTTCAAGCCCGTCAAGAACGACGTGGGTCACTTTCAGGCCGACCCACTGAGTGCGTATGATTCTTTCGAAGCTGCTGTAAAAGAGGCGCAACGTAGCTACACAGCGGGGGAGTGTGTTGATGACCAGGTTGAGGGCGTTCGGGGCAATTGACCACTTGCGATTGGGGTTGGCGGCTAGTGCCGCACTTGGAGGCCTAGCTAGTGCCTGCGCTCGGCCGGCGAACGAGGAGTGTCGTCACCTGAGTGCTGCTGGCACTTGGCAGTTGGAGTTGGAGGCTGACTCAGAGGGGCACTATGTTGTGGGCATCGTGTCGCTTGGTTCCACCGACCGAGTGGAATTGACGCGGGTGAGTGCAGATGGGGCGCGCGAGCCTCTAGACTTTCCTGTAGATGGGCTCAGAATCAGCGGAGACTCTGTCTCATTTCGGTTCGCGCCAATCGGTTACTCGTTGAAGGGGACTTGCGTAGCTCCAGACTCGGTTGTCGGCCGGTTCTCTGTGCCGCAGCCGCCTTTCGAAGATATCGAGGGAGATTTCACAATGACCCGACAACGCTGACGCCACGGCAAGTGACGGAGGGCACACGGGTTGGGGCGACACCTCAGGACGTGAGCCCTCCCCCAATTTAGGTCCCGTTTTTCGGCTGACAGTTTTGGCGTTTCGATCTCTTTTCGCATATTGGCGAACTCGGCAGGTGCCAGGCCTCCGACGCTACTATGGAGCCGGGCGTGATTATGGGCGATGTGCTAGCTCTCCACGGTCCGCTGCGCGTCGGCCAGGGTCAAGCAACGAGTGCTGGTTCAGGCTGGAGTTGCCCCGCTTTCGTGGACGGTTTAGGTCTGCGATTTCAAGCGGCATTTGAGTTCGTCTGAGCATACCTCCTTACGTAGTCGGCGGGCGAGAGGTAGCCGAGGGCCGAATGTCTCCGCCGCGGGTTGTAGAAGCCCTCGATGAAGTCGAAGATGGCCATCCTGGCCTCGGCCTGCGTCCGGAAGCGGCGGCGCTCGAGGAGCTCGCACTCGAGCGTGGCGAAGAAGCTCTCACACAGGGCGTTGTCGTAGGCGTCGCCGACCGAGCCCATCGAGGGCCTGACGCCTGCCTGCTTGCAGCGCAGCCCGAAGGCAATGGAAGTGTACTGCGTGCCCTGGTCGGAATGGTGTATGACTCCATTCGGACGGCATCGGACACCTCCTCCTCCGCAGTCTTGAGGTGTCCACAAAACCGGGGCAACTCCAATCCTGCCGACCTGGACGAGGGCAGACGCGTGGCCGGGACGAAGACGTGCCGAATCTGTGGTCGCCTCTTAAAACAGTGTGGAGTCGTTGCGCGCCGCGATGGCGGCGCGGGGCATGCTGCTCGTCCGCGCGGACGAAGGCGAGGCTGTACGCGGCGGCAGCCGGAGAAGCGCCGTGGACGTTCTCCGCGGACTGGCGACTTTGCTAGAGGCTGGCGTGCCGCTGCCGAGAGCCCTCGACGAGGCCGAGTCAGGGTCGACCGGACCCAACCGCGCGGCGTTGGCCCAGATCCGCGCCGGGATCGAACGGGGCGACTCGTTCGCGGGGGCGCTCGCGGCGATACCGGGCTGGGCCACGGGATTCGAGATCGCGCTGATCCAGGCCGGGGAGCGGAGCGGAGATCTGGCCGGCGCGATAGGCCGCGTCGCCGATCAAGCCGAACGAGAGCGCGAACTGAAGTCCACCCTCGCGACCGCCGCCATCTATCCCGCCGTCCTCGCGGTCGTGGGCGGCCTGTCGGTGC
Protein-coding sequences here:
- a CDS encoding DUF2059 domain-containing protein codes for the protein MRVWTPGSSVALLALLGSSCAGGGAAIGVEAPPAPEEEVVEEGVIAPEALAAAEELIAVLNIEETLAVTTEAMLEGMIAGNPALAEFRDVFLEFFAEFMAWDLLKDDYASIYAEIYTVDEMRELADFYQTPLGQRLQETMPQLAVRGSQIGEAAVQPHLPELERRIMAAAMEAEAEPVQ
- a CDS encoding RHS repeat-associated core domain-containing protein, whose product is MATRFALVLLVSLFSLARAMLTEEAPASESIVVANELGLEGPVAEPAANISVTPDQEPITVDGGSTGTVTFEMFVVAPTTAAFYDVTCTPTGQITACVPDITEIDGFLLPQPEAVATITVTYTAGGAGTGEIKLRIKEQGCLKGCDQDWGSYDVTVTGAPVPPPEAPLSADIGMNPGDLHARSACVTTDAGPAAAFQCGELLAVHAMPAYRTLGRDHTLSLVYNSGTATPYPIVMANVWRDSVAEPDSFRVELSVGQATHAHSYPGDELPDLGTVKRVAVGFDAEAAGLETGVYEYDLTIRAYFGAVPKSTPLPTSELIVVNRRDSPYGAGWAVAGIAQLHPNQPNNGLLLVGADGSAAYYKNPVGQTNIWIAPQGAYRDTIQQGSIQNPQPDGSGPFLGYERRLLDGTRVYFDTDGRQRWVTDRVGNAVEYTYVGTTGYKLDQIRISPWESNKRYAFAYDAAGNLDYVNDPIVRQLNATVNASGDLVDFLDPGFASDKEVTFDYDNHRIVGRTSRRGQVARYAYHGPTPLLFKDTLPGLPLWVTSFRPLASRGLALSASGNTAAADTVIEIDGPRTDSADVAIFYTNRLGAVTNIVDPYGNTSTVTYRADAPLLPERIVTPDNAVREIRYDSRMRLITTVDVTHSAGTDSVIYNYEDPNAPAAPSEISLPLTSSTRILQSYKYNPDGTLAEVILGEDTVSRTALTYASHGRVETVTQHDVPTWNPTTQASSLLDQVTSLAYADTTLNVEAVTFDGRTTTYQHDNSGNVTQYTAPGNRISRFFYNQMGWQDSAATVVNANQLLTTRFGYDDDGNRTSLTDPNNVTRTWTYHPRGLQETMTDEFGNVERYFTDEANNLAKTIDRQGDSVWTVYDRMNRPRTVRIGAVTIDNSTELNEVYKDAISTLLADIITIGQVLIPEDTARFTYDEMGRAIRIENHAAIITRNFNNEGAISFDSTYLKFGSNPGKGLRYTYHRSGARKTLETEWRTYTYGYDPDDGALASITYPATTLPGANWSWSGGTVNFTWDNVGRPDSLHLPSSSWVKHRYDSGGRLSELRAESPTRTIADNTYTYAPTDDLTAVDEMRQLVAGGAPDSVLSDWQYDDAGRSTFYEAHPDNGGATIDHAEFRYDANGNREWERKFPGSQGDSIINVLVTGSNRLASRSFYDLGTVSRQKLYRYDHNGNQIREHWEWVDKWVADDFYYDPAGRLIIHQPTSNGSTPACVSEGFGGLPGCSSSPTFTATKQTTVYYYDGLGRRVGWTKSGTVDWTFYDGDNVIDFVGIEYLQGPGVDNPLVAFLQYNRTCAGSTSAEYITTGGRLVGYQSTTSGFDCKENEIGDEWSRFGQQAGAIEASRDFKLSRSTQADAPAISYFRSRYYDAFSGRFLQEDPIGYAGGTNPYVYAGNAPARFLDAFGLCLQSVSNDGCMDLSPKADTLDNVEGDHFSTEVPERGERKVCVDKSVAGDVQEIYDAAIEAGLPVFFNNAYRDRLTAGTGGRPSAGSRSRHLAGFAFDINSAQLTAAQLGDFVEIAKSKGFKPVKNDVGHFQADPLSAYDSFEAAVKEAQRSYTAGECVDDQVEGVRGN